A part of Agromyces protaetiae genomic DNA contains:
- a CDS encoding sensor histidine kinase produces the protein MGRAPGLSARVKLTLSYAGFLMVAGVLLLAVVWVFLLRYVPASAVWTEQGFFPGRDDLVRAFAPAAAWALLALAAFGLLGGWVLAGRMLAPLAKITTATRAAASGSLSHRIDLAGPNDEFHELADSFDAMLAKLEAHVEEQRRFAANASHELRTPLAITQTMLDVARADPDADPGELIERLRTVNARAIELTQALLVLSRADRRSFTPEPVDLSLVAEEAAETLLPLAEANDVVVETSGDLAIVDGSPTLLLQLTTNLVHNAIVHNLAGGGSVDVATAVRGGRATLVVENTGDVLDPALVATLAEPFRRGTDRVRGDQAGVGLGLAIADSIVRAHDGRLDLAARDGGGLRVVVTVPAAIERPSGDAFSR, from the coding sequence GTGGGTAGGGCGCCCGGGCTCAGCGCCCGCGTGAAGCTCACCCTGAGCTACGCGGGCTTCCTCATGGTCGCGGGCGTGCTGCTGCTCGCCGTCGTGTGGGTGTTCCTCCTGCGATACGTTCCGGCGTCTGCCGTGTGGACGGAACAGGGCTTCTTCCCCGGACGCGACGACCTCGTCCGCGCGTTCGCGCCGGCGGCGGCGTGGGCGTTGCTCGCGCTTGCGGCGTTCGGCCTCCTCGGAGGATGGGTTCTCGCGGGGCGCATGCTCGCACCACTCGCGAAGATCACGACGGCGACGCGCGCGGCCGCGAGCGGGTCGCTCTCGCACCGCATCGACCTGGCGGGTCCGAACGACGAGTTCCACGAGCTCGCCGACAGCTTCGACGCGATGCTCGCAAAGCTCGAGGCGCACGTCGAGGAGCAGCGCCGGTTCGCGGCGAACGCGTCGCACGAACTCCGCACGCCGCTCGCGATCACCCAGACCATGCTCGACGTCGCGCGCGCAGATCCCGACGCCGACCCGGGCGAGCTCATCGAACGACTGCGAACGGTCAACGCACGGGCGATCGAGCTCACGCAGGCGCTCCTCGTGCTGAGCCGTGCCGATCGGCGCTCGTTCACGCCCGAGCCCGTCGACCTGTCGCTCGTCGCAGAGGAGGCGGCCGAGACGCTCCTGCCGCTCGCGGAGGCGAACGACGTCGTCGTCGAGACATCCGGTGACCTCGCAATCGTCGACGGATCGCCGACGCTCCTCCTGCAACTCACGACGAACCTCGTGCACAACGCGATCGTGCACAACCTCGCGGGCGGCGGCAGCGTCGACGTCGCGACGGCGGTGCGAGGGGGTCGCGCGACGCTCGTGGTCGAGAACACGGGCGACGTGCTCGATCCGGCGCTCGTGGCCACCCTCGCCGAACCGTTCCGACGCGGCACCGACCGGGTTCGCGGCGATCAGGCGGGCGTCGGACTCGGGCTCGCGATCGCCGACAGCATCGTGCGGGCGCACGACGGGCGACTCGACCTCGCCGCCCGCGACGGCGGCGGACTGCGGGTCGTCGTCACCGTTCCTGCTGCCATCGAACGGCCGAGCGGCGACGCCTTCAGTCGATGA
- a CDS encoding alpha/beta fold hydrolase, translating into MPYSPIAATREFAVQHPTGRRIQAYEAGDPTGELVIMHHGTPGSGTIYRPWADDALARGIRLVAYDRPGFGGSDEDPGRSVARVASDTAAVADALGVEKFRCWGPSGGGPHALACAALLPDRVVAVAAVASLAPWDAPGLDWLNGMGATNADGFVIASESVQALRERLERSVADDHAESFESISPAVDVQLLEGEIGTWISAAMARGLTHGIEGWIDDLLAFVRDWEFDVESITAPTLVLHGRQDLSVPVAHGEWLADRIPGATRLITGDGHASAVLRIGADVHAWLMAQPA; encoded by the coding sequence ATGCCCTACTCTCCGATCGCCGCGACTCGCGAGTTCGCCGTCCAGCACCCCACCGGGCGCCGCATCCAGGCCTACGAAGCGGGAGATCCGACCGGTGAGCTCGTGATCATGCACCACGGAACTCCGGGATCCGGGACGATCTACCGGCCGTGGGCCGACGACGCGCTCGCACGGGGCATCCGTCTCGTCGCCTACGACCGACCGGGTTTCGGCGGGTCGGACGAGGACCCGGGCCGCTCGGTCGCGCGCGTGGCATCCGACACCGCCGCCGTCGCCGACGCCCTCGGCGTCGAGAAGTTCCGCTGCTGGGGGCCCTCGGGCGGCGGCCCGCACGCGCTCGCGTGCGCCGCACTCCTCCCCGACCGGGTCGTCGCGGTCGCCGCCGTCGCGTCCCTCGCACCGTGGGACGCTCCCGGTCTCGACTGGCTGAACGGCATGGGGGCCACGAACGCCGACGGCTTCGTCATCGCGTCCGAAAGCGTGCAGGCTCTCAGAGAGCGTCTGGAGCGGTCGGTGGCCGACGACCACGCCGAAAGCTTCGAGAGCATCTCCCCCGCCGTCGACGTCCAACTCCTCGAGGGTGAGATCGGGACCTGGATCTCGGCCGCAATGGCGCGAGGCCTGACGCACGGTATCGAGGGCTGGATCGACGACCTCCTGGCCTTCGTCCGCGACTGGGAGTTCGACGTCGAGTCCATCACGGCTCCGACCCTCGTCCTCCACGGGCGGCAGGACCTGTCGGTTCCCGTCGCTCACGGCGAGTGGCTCGCCGACCGGATCCCCGGCGCGACGCGACTCATCACCGGCGACGGCCACGCGAGCGCCGTCCTCCGCATCGGGGCCGACGTGCACGCCTGGCTCATGGCGCAGCCGGCCTGA
- a CDS encoding PucR family transcriptional regulator: MVMRLEDHWMPLSDVLELPSVKLAHPRVLTSPDRLPTTKVKWVHVCEQADMTDFVDPDHLVLTSGVGFEPGPGGWERMIDVLAEKRASGIVVELHVSVDELSDDLVARAEAAELTLIVLDLPSRFVDITHAVHRVIAERQTFELERTARVHETFTRLTVTGARSQEIVDAVADLTGAAVILEDLNHRVIAFRADTAIPAFLEQWEETARRPDGRERPNDLTMTVGAGGVSWGRLVLMLPHPPTASDYAVADRAIAAIGFAHSRETGANLLDQDAQLRLMNGVLSPGYAAADVTAGLEAYGLPVAGRSLFACLVTDPKPADRDLVMSALSAVFADAAVEGISGELSPGVRHVLLSVDSGRDSDVVLTSLVESLRRRLSPVAIAISDRVSYVRDLESAFEQAEHALAEARFRPDLRFVRPADLGARGLLWLLRGDPRVQAFVEQRLSAILRLPRADRERMLETLSSYLASGRNVSVAARHLHLSRPALYSRIRRLTALLDADLDHPETALALQVALAAFESGGQSPVID; encoded by the coding sequence ATGGTGATGCGACTCGAGGACCACTGGATGCCGCTCAGCGACGTGCTCGAGCTCCCGTCGGTGAAGCTGGCGCACCCGCGTGTGCTGACGAGTCCTGACCGACTGCCCACCACGAAGGTGAAGTGGGTGCACGTCTGCGAGCAGGCCGACATGACCGACTTCGTCGATCCCGACCATCTCGTGCTCACGAGCGGGGTCGGGTTCGAACCCGGCCCGGGCGGCTGGGAGCGCATGATCGACGTGCTCGCCGAGAAGCGCGCGAGCGGCATCGTCGTCGAACTGCATGTTTCGGTCGACGAGCTCTCCGACGATCTGGTGGCGCGCGCGGAGGCCGCCGAGCTCACGCTCATCGTGCTCGATCTGCCCTCGCGCTTCGTCGACATCACGCACGCGGTGCACCGCGTCATCGCCGAGCGGCAGACGTTCGAGCTCGAGCGGACCGCCCGCGTGCACGAGACGTTCACCCGGCTGACCGTCACCGGCGCCCGCAGCCAGGAGATCGTCGACGCCGTCGCCGACCTGACCGGGGCTGCGGTGATCCTCGAGGATCTGAACCATCGGGTCATCGCGTTCCGCGCCGATACGGCGATCCCGGCCTTCCTCGAGCAGTGGGAGGAGACCGCGCGGCGCCCCGACGGCCGCGAACGTCCCAACGACCTCACGATGACGGTCGGCGCCGGCGGGGTCTCATGGGGCCGACTCGTGCTGATGCTGCCGCATCCGCCGACCGCGTCCGACTACGCCGTGGCGGACCGTGCGATCGCCGCGATCGGCTTCGCGCACTCGCGGGAGACCGGCGCGAACCTCCTCGACCAGGACGCCCAATTGCGGCTCATGAACGGGGTGCTGTCGCCGGGGTACGCGGCAGCGGATGTCACGGCGGGGCTCGAGGCATACGGTCTCCCCGTCGCCGGGCGTTCGCTCTTCGCGTGCCTCGTCACCGATCCGAAGCCGGCCGACCGCGACCTCGTCATGTCCGCCCTCTCGGCGGTCTTCGCGGACGCCGCCGTCGAGGGCATCTCGGGCGAACTGTCGCCGGGCGTCCGCCATGTGCTGCTCTCCGTCGACTCCGGCCGCGACAGCGACGTGGTGCTCACATCGCTCGTCGAGAGCCTGCGACGACGACTTTCCCCCGTCGCCATCGCGATCAGCGACCGGGTGTCGTACGTGCGCGACCTGGAGTCGGCGTTCGAACAGGCCGAACACGCACTCGCCGAGGCGCGGTTCCGCCCCGACCTCCGGTTCGTGCGCCCCGCCGACCTCGGCGCCCGCGGTCTGCTGTGGCTCCTCAGAGGCGACCCTCGGGTTCAAGCGTTCGTGGAACAGCGACTCAGCGCCATCCTGCGGCTTCCACGCGCCGATCGCGAGCGCATGCTCGAGACGCTCTCGAGCTATCTCGCGTCCGGGCGCAACGTCTCTGTCGCCGCCCGGCACCTGCATCTCAGCCGTCCCGCGCTCTATTCGCGGATCAGGCGCCTCACGGCGCTCCTCGACGCCGACCTCGACCACCCCGAGACCGCGCTCGCACTGCAGGTCGCCCTCGCGGCATTCGAATCGGGCGGGCAGTCGCCGGTCATCGACTGA
- a CDS encoding alpha/beta fold hydrolase — protein MNATSKIAAAAFSLAAAATLALSACTTGTSSADPPTETPDPAGGSAEHPTIVLVHGAFADASGWEGVIDRLRDGGYPVLAVANPLRGLGKDSAYLRGVLDTIDGPLVLVGHSYGGAVITNAATGDPDVAALVYVAAFVPDEGEVLGQFADPEAYPGALLGPDSLVHRPSPDGEDEVSIDPDRFGEIFAADLPTDVTANLATRQRPVASTVFGEPSGPAAWRDIPSWYQVSTEDKAISPAAQRFFADRAGSETVEVEASHAAFISHERATAELIESAANAAR, from the coding sequence ATGAACGCCACATCCAAGATCGCGGCAGCGGCATTCTCGCTCGCCGCCGCGGCGACACTCGCCCTGTCGGCGTGCACGACGGGCACATCCTCGGCGGACCCGCCGACCGAGACCCCCGACCCGGCCGGCGGTTCCGCGGAGCATCCCACGATCGTGCTCGTGCACGGGGCGTTCGCGGATGCGAGCGGGTGGGAGGGGGTCATCGATCGCTTGCGCGACGGCGGCTACCCCGTGCTCGCGGTCGCGAACCCGCTGCGCGGACTCGGGAAGGACAGCGCATACCTCCGTGGCGTCCTCGACACGATCGACGGTCCGCTCGTGCTCGTCGGGCACTCCTACGGCGGCGCCGTCATCACCAACGCCGCCACCGGCGACCCGGATGTCGCGGCGCTCGTCTACGTCGCGGCGTTCGTGCCCGACGAGGGGGAGGTGCTCGGCCAGTTCGCCGATCCCGAAGCGTACCCGGGTGCACTCCTCGGCCCCGACTCGCTCGTGCACCGACCGTCGCCCGACGGTGAAGACGAAGTGAGCATCGATCCCGATCGGTTCGGCGAGATCTTCGCCGCCGACCTGCCGACCGACGTGACCGCCAATCTGGCGACCCGCCAGCGGCCCGTCGCGAGCACGGTGTTCGGCGAGCCGTCGGGCCCGGCGGCCTGGCGGGACATCCCGAGCTGGTACCAGGTCTCCACCGAGGACAAGGCGATCTCGCCGGCGGCACAGCGATTCTTCGCCGACCGCGCCGGATCGGAGACCGTCGAGGTCGAGGCCTCCCACGCCGCGTTCATCTCGCACGAACGCGCGACCGCGGAGCTCATCGAGTCGGCGGCGAATGCCGCGCGATGA
- a CDS encoding alpha/beta fold hydrolase codes for MNNAHSTTGAKPTVVLVHGAFADGSGWDDVIGELQQDGFPVLALANPLRGLASDTAYLRSILDTLTGPLVLVGHSYGGAVITNAATDNANVTALVFIAAFVPDEGEPLGKFADPVAYPGALLSPEALVVRPYPGGLEASIDPDRFAAIFAADLPAQLTTKMAVRQRPVALSVFEEPSGAPAWRTVPSWYQVSSRDKAISPVAERFFAERAGSHTVEIDASHAGFVSHAYTTARLIKEAASAGG; via the coding sequence ATGAACAACGCACACTCGACGACCGGGGCGAAGCCCACGGTCGTGCTCGTCCACGGCGCCTTCGCCGACGGCAGCGGCTGGGACGACGTGATCGGCGAACTGCAGCAGGACGGGTTCCCCGTGCTGGCGCTCGCGAACCCCCTGCGCGGACTCGCGTCCGATACCGCGTACCTGCGAAGCATCCTCGACACCCTGACGGGACCGCTCGTGCTCGTCGGCCACTCCTACGGCGGCGCGGTCATCACGAATGCCGCCACGGACAACGCGAACGTCACCGCGCTCGTCTTCATCGCGGCCTTCGTGCCCGACGAAGGCGAACCGCTCGGGAAGTTCGCGGACCCGGTGGCCTACCCCGGCGCCCTCCTGAGCCCCGAGGCGCTCGTCGTGCGCCCGTATCCCGGCGGACTCGAGGCGAGCATCGACCCCGACCGTTTCGCGGCGATCTTCGCGGCCGACCTGCCGGCGCAGCTCACGACGAAGATGGCGGTCCGGCAGCGGCCCGTCGCGCTCTCGGTGTTCGAAGAGCCCTCGGGTGCGCCCGCGTGGCGCACTGTTCCGAGCTGGTACCAGGTGTCGAGCCGCGACAAGGCGATCTCGCCCGTCGCGGAGCGGTTCTTCGCCGAGCGGGCCGGTTCGCACACCGTCGAGATCGACGCGTCGCACGCCGGGTTCGTGTCGCACGCGTACACGACGGCGCGGCTCATCAAGGAGGCTGCGAGCGCGGGCGGGTGA
- a CDS encoding TetR/AcrR family transcriptional regulator encodes MSFTELGVQQIAAEAQVARSTFYAHFEDKADLLMRLAVGTMGESFDLTSAWAPDDGFDALAQTFVRVVAVFREHSSVLRAIAEVSTYDGAVREFWGEQLSRFVGSTVAGIDAERDAGRTPGSVDAEISGRLIVVAGQHAIVDHIMRRDPAEDASFAWELAATWWYGVYRRP; translated from the coding sequence ATGAGCTTCACAGAACTCGGCGTGCAGCAGATCGCCGCCGAGGCCCAGGTCGCTCGGTCGACCTTCTACGCGCACTTCGAAGACAAGGCGGATCTGCTCATGCGCCTCGCCGTCGGGACCATGGGCGAGTCGTTCGACCTCACCTCGGCCTGGGCGCCGGACGACGGTTTCGACGCTCTCGCTCAGACCTTCGTTCGCGTCGTCGCCGTGTTCCGAGAGCATTCGAGCGTGCTGCGTGCGATCGCCGAAGTCTCGACGTACGACGGCGCCGTCCGTGAGTTCTGGGGCGAGCAGCTCTCGCGGTTCGTCGGCTCGACCGTCGCGGGGATCGACGCCGAGCGCGACGCAGGACGAACGCCCGGCTCCGTGGACGCCGAGATCTCGGGTCGGTTGATCGTCGTCGCCGGACAGCACGCGATCGTCGACCACATCATGCGGCGTGATCCCGCCGAGGACGCCTCCTTCGCGTGGGAGCTCGCGGCCACGTGGTGGTACGGGGTGTACCGGCGGCCTTGA
- a CDS encoding SRPBCC family protein: protein MTDTTVIRRPTGLSFRRRYRQAPERLFAAFADPDTLARWWGPPECPIVESALDFRPGGEWLYRLRSAASGVEYRSRAVFDEIEPATRIVFTETSADASGAPTADRPAARTTVEFVADGDDDGPGTLLLIDVEHVSEDEAARALARGVEGGMSRALDQLEALLATARTREGRPDGAPR from the coding sequence ATGACCGACACGACCGTCATCCGGCGACCGACCGGACTCTCCTTCCGCCGACGCTATCGGCAGGCGCCCGAGCGGCTCTTCGCAGCCTTCGCCGACCCCGACACGCTCGCCCGCTGGTGGGGCCCGCCCGAGTGCCCGATCGTCGAAAGCGCCCTCGACTTCCGGCCGGGCGGGGAGTGGCTCTACCGGCTGCGGTCCGCGGCGTCCGGTGTCGAATACCGGTCGCGCGCGGTCTTCGACGAGATCGAACCCGCCACGAGGATCGTGTTCACCGAGACATCCGCCGATGCCTCGGGCGCGCCCACCGCGGACCGCCCGGCCGCCCGCACGACCGTCGAGTTCGTCGCCGACGGCGACGACGACGGTCCCGGCACGCTCCTCCTCATCGACGTCGAGCACGTCTCCGAAGACGAAGCCGCGAGGGCGCTCGCGCGCGGCGTCGAAGGCGGGATGTCCCGCGCGCTCGACCAGCTCGAAGCGCTGCTCGCCACGGCGCGAACACGCGAAGGCCGACCGGACGGAGCACCCCGATGA
- a CDS encoding alpha/beta fold hydrolase, producing the protein MTELVSADGTRVAYEVVGEGPAVVLVDGAMCFRDSGPMRALAAELVGSATKTGCSAVLYDRRGRGRSGDTLPYAIDREIDDLAALVDAVGGRAALFGMSSGGALAALAAARLGDAVSTLVVFEPPYLPEQDRLEASAYTAELTRALAAGDRDAAVAAFLARVGVPLQGVEGMKRSPAWAGMTAIAPTLGYDDAVMGDSAVPSAAAAITAPTLALAGGASPDFLRWGARALAGAVPGARFEVLEGQGHDVDPVPLAAAIRGAIGARGGSI; encoded by the coding sequence ATGACCGAACTCGTGTCCGCCGACGGCACCCGCGTCGCGTACGAGGTCGTCGGCGAAGGCCCCGCGGTCGTCCTCGTCGACGGCGCGATGTGCTTCCGCGACTCGGGCCCCATGCGCGCTCTTGCGGCCGAACTGGTGGGATCGGCCACGAAGACCGGATGCTCCGCGGTGCTCTACGACCGACGCGGGCGCGGGCGCAGCGGCGACACCCTGCCGTATGCGATCGACCGTGAGATCGACGACCTCGCAGCGCTCGTCGACGCGGTGGGCGGTCGCGCCGCACTCTTCGGGATGTCGTCGGGAGGTGCGCTCGCCGCGCTCGCGGCCGCCCGTCTCGGCGACGCCGTGTCGACCCTCGTCGTCTTCGAACCCCCGTACCTGCCCGAGCAGGACCGCCTCGAGGCATCCGCCTACACCGCCGAGCTGACCCGCGCGCTCGCGGCCGGCGATCGGGACGCGGCCGTGGCAGCGTTCCTCGCACGCGTCGGCGTGCCGCTGCAGGGCGTCGAGGGTATGAAGCGGTCGCCCGCATGGGCCGGCATGACCGCCATCGCGCCGACGCTCGGCTACGACGACGCCGTCATGGGCGACAGCGCCGTGCCTTCCGCCGCGGCGGCGATCACCGCGCCGACGCTCGCGCTCGCCGGGGGAGCATCGCCCGACTTCCTGCGATGGGGTGCCCGCGCACTCGCCGGGGCCGTGCCGGGCGCCCGGTTCGAGGTGCTCGAGGGGCAGGGGCACGATGTCGACCCGGTGCCGCTCGCGGCCGCGATCCGCGGCGCGATCGGCGCCCGCGGCGGCTCGATCTGA
- a CDS encoding GntR family transcriptional regulator, with the protein MKELDRGSPIPLYYQLREALIAFFQDEDFHPGDRVPGDFELCERYGVSRTVVRQALADLEYEGVIERVKGKGTFYAAPKVAEGLAQSLTGLHEDVAARGSELVSVVRRLEVIPADAKLSADLEIGAFQPVILIERLRKVDGEPWALTVTHVPFDVAPGLLEVDFTDQSLYAVLERDFGVRLATGHRSIEAAIASKAVADSLEIPVGAPILVLRSVSRDAGGRPVESFVAYHRGDRSRFEVDLTRSASGTPAPPLVFVTSGPSLIADPVSASR; encoded by the coding sequence ATGAAGGAGCTCGACCGCGGTTCGCCGATCCCGCTGTACTACCAGCTGCGCGAGGCGCTCATCGCGTTCTTCCAGGACGAGGACTTCCATCCGGGCGATCGCGTACCGGGCGACTTCGAGCTGTGCGAACGCTACGGCGTCTCCCGCACGGTCGTGCGGCAGGCCCTCGCCGACCTCGAGTACGAGGGCGTCATCGAGCGGGTCAAGGGCAAGGGCACCTTCTATGCGGCGCCCAAGGTCGCCGAAGGGCTCGCGCAGTCGCTCACGGGCCTCCACGAAGACGTCGCGGCCCGCGGGAGCGAGCTCGTGAGCGTCGTCCGCCGCCTCGAGGTGATCCCGGCCGACGCGAAGCTCTCCGCCGACCTCGAGATCGGCGCGTTCCAGCCGGTGATCCTCATCGAGCGGCTCCGCAAGGTCGACGGCGAGCCGTGGGCGCTGACCGTCACGCACGTGCCGTTCGACGTGGCGCCCGGGCTCCTCGAGGTCGATTTCACCGACCAGTCCCTCTATGCCGTGCTCGAACGCGACTTCGGCGTGCGACTCGCGACGGGCCACCGGTCGATCGAGGCGGCCATCGCCAGCAAGGCCGTGGCCGACTCGCTCGAGATCCCCGTCGGCGCGCCGATCCTGGTGCTCCGCAGCGTCAGCCGTGATGCCGGCGGCCGCCCCGTCGAGAGCTTCGTCGCCTACCACCGCGGCGACCGGAGCCGGTTCGAGGTCGACCTCACACGGTCGGCGAGCGGCACCCCGGCTCCGCCGCTCGTCTTCGTGACGTCGGGCCCGTCGCTCATCGCCGACCCGGTCTCGGCGTCTCGGTAG
- a CDS encoding response regulator transcription factor has protein sequence MRVLVVEDEPLMAAAIRDGLRLEAIAADLAHDGHAALELLSVNSYDLAVLDRDIPGPSGDEIARSIVESGSGMPILMLTAADRLDDKASGFELGADDYLTKPFELRELVLRLRALDRRRAHHRPPVREIAGLRLDPFRREVFRDGRYVALTRKQFAVLEVLVVAGGGVVSAEALLEQAWDEHADPFTNAVRITVSALRKRLGEPWVIATVPGVGYRIDVAPEGGDHRDGPDVSWGPRG, from the coding sequence ATGCGGGTACTGGTCGTCGAGGATGAACCGCTCATGGCCGCGGCGATCCGCGACGGACTGCGCCTCGAGGCGATCGCCGCCGACCTCGCGCACGACGGGCATGCCGCGCTCGAACTTCTGAGCGTCAACAGCTACGACCTCGCGGTGCTCGACCGAGACATCCCGGGGCCGTCGGGCGACGAGATCGCGCGCAGCATCGTCGAATCGGGATCGGGCATGCCGATCCTCATGCTCACCGCGGCCGATCGGCTCGACGACAAGGCCTCGGGGTTCGAGCTCGGCGCGGACGACTACCTGACAAAGCCGTTCGAGCTGCGGGAACTCGTGCTGCGGCTCCGCGCGCTCGACCGCAGGAGAGCGCATCACCGCCCGCCCGTGCGCGAGATCGCGGGCCTGCGGCTCGATCCGTTCCGGCGCGAGGTGTTCCGCGACGGTCGTTACGTCGCGCTCACGCGCAAGCAGTTCGCCGTGCTCGAGGTGCTCGTCGTCGCGGGAGGCGGGGTCGTGAGCGCCGAAGCCCTCCTCGAGCAGGCGTGGGACGAGCACGCCGACCCGTTCACGAACGCCGTGCGCATCACGGTCTCGGCGCTGCGCAAGCGACTCGGCGAACCGTGGGTCATCGCGACGGTTCCAGGCGTCGGGTATCGCATCGACGTCGCGCCCGAGGGCGGCGATCACCGCGACGGGCCGGATGTCTCGTGGGGCCCCCGTGGGTAG
- a CDS encoding M15 family metallopeptidase produces MLSSTPPDRAQRRSVLSLIATVCAVAAVAAVAACAMLWLRGLPTPASAASEGPSIAHAAPSPDDAGASDAEAGAETSDGRSSVGSGDADGRVLGDVTVFDDVPAVTRLDPALLDALRRAATDARVDGVAFIVNSGWRSPAYQAELLQEAVSEYGSEAEAARWVATPETSPHVSGEAVDIGMMDATDWLAQHGDAYGLCQIYANEMWHYELRPEAVEHGCPAPYIDPTHDPRMQG; encoded by the coding sequence ATGCTCAGTTCCACTCCCCCGGACCGCGCTCAACGGCGGTCCGTCCTCTCCCTCATCGCGACCGTCTGCGCGGTCGCCGCAGTGGCCGCCGTCGCCGCATGCGCGATGCTCTGGCTGCGCGGTCTCCCGACGCCCGCTTCGGCCGCAAGCGAGGGCCCGTCGATCGCGCACGCGGCGCCGTCGCCCGACGACGCAGGTGCCTCCGACGCAGAGGCCGGCGCCGAGACATCCGACGGCCGCTCGTCTGTCGGCAGCGGAGACGCCGACGGACGCGTCCTCGGCGACGTCACCGTCTTCGACGACGTGCCCGCCGTGACGCGACTCGACCCCGCCCTCCTCGATGCGCTCCGCCGGGCCGCGACCGATGCCCGAGTCGACGGGGTCGCGTTCATCGTGAACAGCGGCTGGCGCTCGCCCGCGTACCAGGCCGAGTTGCTGCAGGAAGCCGTCTCCGAGTACGGCTCCGAGGCCGAAGCAGCCCGCTGGGTCGCGACGCCTGAGACGTCGCCGCATGTCTCCGGCGAGGCCGTCGACATCGGCATGATGGATGCCACGGACTGGCTCGCGCAACACGGCGACGCCTACGGCCTGTGCCAGATCTACGCGAACGAGATGTGGCACTACGAGCTGCGGCCCGAAGCGGTGGAGCACGGATGTCCGGCGCCATACATCGACCCGACCCACGACCCGAGGATGCAGGGATGA
- a CDS encoding ArsR/SmtB family transcription factor: MEIAESGNKAYVSASASFSALADPVRIRILERLRGADATVSDLAGDLGVSLPSMSKHLNVLQKAGFVTRHVEAQTRRCSLDPDGFARLAEWSRRFESLWMGRLDRLDAVLRAEDEDAGA, translated from the coding sequence GTGGAAATTGCCGAGAGCGGAAACAAGGCGTATGTCTCTGCGAGCGCGTCGTTCTCAGCCCTCGCCGACCCCGTGCGAATTCGCATCCTCGAACGGCTCCGAGGCGCCGATGCGACGGTATCCGATCTCGCAGGCGACCTCGGGGTCTCCCTGCCGTCGATGTCGAAGCACCTCAACGTGCTGCAGAAGGCCGGGTTCGTGACCCGGCACGTCGAGGCGCAGACGCGCCGCTGCAGCCTCGACCCCGACGGCTTCGCGCGGCTCGCCGAGTGGTCGCGGCGGTTCGAGTCGCTCTGGATGGGGCGCCTCGACCGCCTCGACGCGGTGCTCCGAGCGGAAGACGAGGACGCGGGCGCATGA
- a CDS encoding glucose-6-phosphate isomerase family protein, translated as MADFAAPPLRPFSIRLDRSSLELLPAGPVLTRRLSDLEGLFADEAAWRADVDNGDPIVYTVASSPVPETATELPQSITRIRPGDVAGELYFTKGHMHPVAEGEIYLGLEGEGGLLLFDGTDIEFLEITPDRIGYIPPGWAHRSVNVGSNDDYSFLAVYPGGAGHDYGWVLEHGFGARVYAGAAGAELRSYPQPALTLG; from the coding sequence ATGGCTGACTTCGCAGCCCCGCCGCTTCGACCGTTCTCGATCAGGCTCGACCGCTCGTCGCTCGAACTGCTCCCGGCCGGCCCGGTGCTCACCCGCCGACTCTCCGACCTCGAGGGCCTCTTCGCCGACGAGGCCGCCTGGCGCGCCGACGTCGACAACGGCGACCCGATCGTCTACACGGTCGCCTCGTCGCCCGTGCCCGAGACCGCCACCGAACTGCCGCAGTCGATCACACGCATCCGCCCCGGCGACGTGGCAGGCGAGCTCTACTTCACCAAGGGCCACATGCACCCCGTCGCCGAGGGCGAGATCTACCTCGGCCTCGAGGGCGAGGGCGGCCTCCTGCTGTTCGACGGCACCGACATCGAGTTCCTCGAGATCACCCCCGACCGCATCGGGTACATCCCGCCGGGCTGGGCGCATCGCAGCGTCAACGTCGGTTCGAACGACGACTACAGCTTCCTCGCCGTCTACCCCGGCGGCGCAGGGCACGACTACGGATGGGTGCTCGAGCACGGCTTCGGCGCGCGCGTCTACGCCGGCGCCGCCGGCGCAGAGCTCCGTTCGTACCCGCAGCCGGCCCTCACCCTCGGCTGA